A region of Haloplanus sp. XH21 DNA encodes the following proteins:
- a CDS encoding 50S ribosomal protein L3 — protein MPQPSRPRKGSMGFGPRKRAVSEVPRIRSWPDDEGAPALQGFAGYKAGMTHVVMVNDQADSPREGMEESVPVTVVETPPMRAVALRAYEQTSYGLKPATEVWTDEFHSELDRTLDLPAEDSFEADAEALREAVERGAVDDLRMITHTVPSDLANVPKKKPDVMETRVGGGSLEERVDFALDLVEDGGEHAMSDVFRAGEYMDASGITKGKGTQGPVKRWGVQKRKGKHARQGWRRRIGNLGPWNPSRVRSTVPQQGQTGYHQRTELNKRLIDMGDGDEPSVDGGFVNYGEIDGPYALVKGSLPGPDQRLLRFRPAVRPNDQPRLDPEVRYVSTASNQG, from the coding sequence ATGCCACAACCAAGCAGACCACGAAAAGGCTCGATGGGATTCGGTCCGCGCAAGCGCGCGGTCAGCGAAGTCCCGCGTATCCGATCGTGGCCCGACGACGAGGGCGCCCCTGCGCTGCAGGGCTTTGCCGGCTACAAGGCCGGAATGACCCACGTCGTTATGGTCAACGATCAGGCCGACTCCCCCCGCGAGGGGATGGAGGAGTCGGTGCCGGTGACCGTCGTCGAGACGCCGCCGATGCGCGCCGTTGCCCTGCGAGCCTACGAACAGACGTCGTACGGACTGAAGCCGGCAACCGAAGTGTGGACCGACGAGTTCCATTCGGAGCTCGACCGCACGCTCGACCTGCCGGCCGAAGACAGCTTCGAGGCGGACGCCGAGGCACTCCGCGAGGCCGTCGAACGCGGTGCGGTCGACGACCTTCGGATGATCACCCACACGGTGCCGAGCGACCTGGCGAACGTCCCGAAGAAGAAACCCGACGTGATGGAGACGCGAGTCGGCGGTGGCTCGCTCGAGGAACGCGTCGACTTCGCGCTCGATCTCGTCGAAGACGGCGGGGAACACGCCATGTCTGACGTGTTCCGCGCGGGCGAGTACATGGACGCGAGCGGAATCACGAAAGGGAAAGGCACCCAGGGCCCCGTCAAGCGCTGGGGCGTCCAGAAGCGGAAGGGCAAACACGCCCGCCAGGGGTGGCGCCGACGCATCGGCAACCTCGGTCCGTGGAACCCGTCCCGTGTGCGCTCGACGGTCCCCCAGCAGGGACAGACGGGCTACCACCAGCGGACGGAACTCAACAAGCGACTCATCGACATGGGCGACGGCGACGAGCCGTCGGTCGACGGCGGGTTCGTCAACTACGGCGAAATCGACGGCCCGTACGCCCTCGTCAAAGGGTCGCTTCCGGGACCGGACCAGCGACTCCTTCGCTTCCGTCCGGCCGTCCGACCGAACGACCAACCGCGCCTCGACCCCGAGGTGCGCTACGTTTCCACCGCATCCAACCAGGGATAA
- a CDS encoding phospholipase D-like domain-containing protein → MPENPNTLYETAVQLSEDEEAELELATLKTRDNFETYFTDDVTDIRAITYSDSPETLLNLLQDIGTDDVNLEVVIGDNTLDYRKKLRGKEQLAEKLERLQRENRLRIYLASLRSNEVHSKLYILQHQDGSRTNILGSPNLSEQGWGSTRQKNAIAVFKTDGNQPLDNVFDTWYDEHKGYADQFMQDLTDQLEEVDDKEREEIIHAWVDGRTTSQEEEAELEQELTERLDEANVEKATIIGEFEDPDLTLAVSNNENQADQTITQSLNGFDDILTDLREETRSIDAAIDGKTLRASPGAISKHSKEKFGAPKMWFNSDDKLILQTESAKQLELTRELPDNPEKIDQALEYLEQYFQTVDKFGRTDHPEAVKAQMWEAIIWFFWTPFINRYAAVYKDNGIDLDKYLPSLYVYGEPGSGKGTLTRYAFHLLSNGHVTEPKDGDDLNKTNLTRVRRVDSVFPVVFDDIDPKDLDIETYLNFRQKHWTGEVDIPALAFISNDNLPRSRIQHRAKILNFDIQFKDTHQTAKYVNDLTERSNPLFTWFAEIFKTRDVIMRSQDADTLAEARQIFKNLYNRANRELPSYFPEEPAEKKYDIGKWMWEDAYESGLIQFQRRNGNLIAKFDDSLSVYSSVRKYGRTLPNEARAQQDGNQIQIKAEEAVADWFPFNINEDKGLISRFL, encoded by the coding sequence ATGCCAGAAAACCCAAACACACTCTACGAAACCGCAGTACAGCTCAGCGAAGACGAAGAAGCAGAGCTAGAGTTAGCCACACTCAAAACCAGAGATAACTTCGAGACCTACTTCACCGACGACGTAACCGACATACGCGCAATCACATACTCCGATTCACCGGAGACACTCCTCAACCTTCTACAAGACATCGGAACAGACGACGTCAACCTCGAAGTCGTCATCGGAGACAACACACTCGACTACAGAAAGAAACTACGCGGCAAAGAACAACTCGCCGAAAAACTCGAACGCCTCCAACGCGAAAACCGGCTACGCATCTACCTCGCCAGCCTCCGAAGCAACGAGGTCCACTCCAAACTATACATACTACAACACCAAGACGGCTCTCGGACCAACATCCTCGGATCACCCAACCTCAGCGAACAAGGCTGGGGATCAACACGGCAAAAAAACGCGATAGCCGTCTTCAAAACCGATGGCAACCAACCGCTCGACAACGTCTTCGACACCTGGTACGACGAGCACAAAGGCTACGCCGACCAGTTCATGCAAGACCTCACCGACCAGCTCGAAGAGGTCGACGACAAAGAACGCGAAGAGATCATACACGCGTGGGTGGACGGCCGCACCACGTCCCAAGAAGAAGAGGCCGAACTCGAACAAGAACTGACCGAACGACTGGACGAAGCAAACGTCGAAAAAGCAACCATCATAGGAGAATTCGAAGACCCAGACCTGACACTAGCCGTCAGCAACAACGAGAACCAAGCCGATCAGACTATCACACAATCACTCAACGGATTCGACGACATTCTCACCGACCTTAGAGAAGAAACCCGCTCCATCGATGCAGCGATAGACGGCAAAACCCTTCGAGCCTCACCCGGTGCGATCAGCAAACACTCGAAAGAGAAGTTCGGAGCACCGAAGATGTGGTTCAACAGCGACGACAAACTCATACTACAAACTGAATCGGCAAAGCAGCTGGAGCTGACACGCGAGCTTCCGGACAACCCGGAGAAAATCGATCAAGCCCTGGAATACCTGGAACAGTACTTCCAGACAGTGGACAAGTTCGGGCGCACAGACCATCCAGAGGCAGTCAAGGCCCAGATGTGGGAAGCCATCATCTGGTTCTTCTGGACACCATTCATCAACCGGTACGCAGCAGTCTACAAAGACAACGGCATAGACCTCGACAAGTACCTGCCCAGCCTCTACGTCTACGGAGAACCCGGAAGCGGCAAAGGCACTCTCACCCGCTACGCATTCCATCTACTTTCCAACGGCCATGTCACAGAACCCAAAGACGGCGACGACCTAAACAAAACCAACCTCACCAGAGTCCGCAGAGTCGACTCAGTCTTCCCCGTCGTATTCGATGACATCGATCCTAAAGACCTGGACATCGAGACCTACCTCAACTTCCGGCAGAAGCACTGGACCGGCGAAGTAGATATTCCAGCACTCGCATTCATCAGCAACGACAACCTCCCCCGAAGCCGGATACAGCACCGGGCCAAAATCCTCAACTTCGACATCCAATTCAAAGACACTCATCAAACCGCGAAGTACGTGAACGACCTAACAGAGCGAAGCAACCCCTTGTTCACTTGGTTCGCGGAAATCTTCAAAACCAGAGACGTCATAATGCGGAGCCAAGACGCCGACACCCTCGCAGAAGCCCGGCAAATCTTCAAAAACCTCTACAACCGGGCAAACCGGGAACTACCCAGCTACTTCCCTGAAGAACCTGCCGAGAAAAAATACGATATCGGGAAATGGATGTGGGAAGACGCCTACGAAAGCGGCCTCATCCAATTCCAGAGAAGAAACGGTAACCTCATCGCCAAGTTCGACGATTCACTCAGCGTCTACAGCAGTGTCCGGAAATACGGCCGCACACTCCCAAACGAAGCACGCGCACAACAGGACGGCAACCAGATACAAATCAAAGCCGAAGAAGCCGTAGCAGACTGGTTCCCCTTCAACATCAACGAAGACAAAGGCCTAATCTCACGATTCCTGTGA
- a CDS encoding HsdM family class I SAM-dependent methyltransferase — MRHNDLPQLDPDLFKGLSEISRVESSEVLDDGIKITLEDSTLYFYRPRRPQSQLEDLPDDVDRTFFATANGFIGFDKTARYYTSSEANSLVELLEEIIIGQIQGDEISIDEALEKLIDSGYLAGFTPKAVTEILAGWAVSSSDDSVLDIATGTGNLLKQAAEENEEAQLVGIEINPVIAKLAQARLKDISNAEILNTDFFDWNQLGQQELGEKDESRKFDAVIGNPPVGRMHQIIPEKRDELRNRYPDIGSTTAAGFVAKAAEHLKEGGRGAFVLPKTALREGLVQHLVESCSIHRIVEMPIGTFNYARAPELVLLTFIKENRSPEERETGIARFNKPELPENARGLFEQPLKGIVQNRHNPYDAEIVRASHADLEGKNVMRILSNPPIYDIVTSEQFPRLGDLPGVTLGSGVQTGNNDLFYFNVGEKEDSEIEDRFFRPLIKNPRDDIHSITEDRINRYILDLQSYVEEQEKKGVEVTEENIIKELENDGYSGLADYLRDVSVNPRKRGPYFLPEYRGKIDSVDLVIPEFFDTPRCYSVEVEDAMFDNTMIGVQVENDQIADAISRLLNTPLYREFFQTFAGTMNLDWYRMNIGQAKDIPIIKKALTEDVFDRMAPFFPPDDDNDLISLNQLLIESCESDEGRQALRQYLASRDNYAWSWFMTLPEFEEFQELLESDKEEAREFVVNRFDQELLDQARNTFENIEFFEERRELLNDLLMEFEEGHYRGFLAGIVLQFEGVLADLVEEAGGEIIEEDHETKFKMPGRDRSQTKNLGSLISHFFDGVFSTFLDETVRQRRNQIAHGDVIENSRELSIHFFISFYALCNASLNEYVRLAEQDQPAAA, encoded by the coding sequence ATGCGTCATAATGACCTTCCCCAACTAGATCCGGACTTATTCAAAGGGTTATCAGAGATATCGAGGGTAGAATCAAGCGAGGTCTTGGATGACGGAATTAAAATCACATTAGAAGATTCTACTCTTTACTTCTACCGACCGAGAAGGCCGCAGAGTCAGTTAGAAGATCTTCCAGACGATGTTGATCGGACCTTCTTCGCTACTGCAAACGGATTCATAGGATTCGACAAGACGGCACGGTACTACACCTCTTCCGAAGCAAACTCACTTGTAGAACTCTTGGAGGAGATAATTATTGGCCAAATACAGGGTGATGAGATCAGCATTGATGAAGCGTTAGAGAAGCTGATTGATTCTGGGTACTTAGCAGGGTTTACTCCCAAAGCGGTAACCGAGATTTTAGCTGGCTGGGCAGTCTCCTCGTCTGACGATTCTGTTTTGGATATTGCGACGGGAACAGGCAACCTTCTGAAACAAGCCGCCGAAGAGAACGAAGAGGCGCAATTGGTCGGGATAGAGATTAATCCGGTTATCGCTAAATTAGCTCAAGCCCGGTTGAAAGACATTAGCAACGCTGAGATTCTGAATACCGATTTCTTCGACTGGAATCAGTTAGGTCAGCAAGAGCTGGGTGAAAAGGATGAATCACGAAAGTTTGACGCGGTGATTGGGAACCCACCGGTCGGAAGAATGCATCAAATCATTCCGGAGAAACGTGATGAACTCCGAAACAGATACCCGGATATCGGATCCACGACTGCAGCTGGGTTCGTAGCGAAGGCAGCAGAGCACCTGAAAGAAGGAGGACGTGGAGCATTCGTACTTCCCAAAACCGCTTTGAGAGAGGGTCTGGTGCAACATCTGGTTGAATCCTGTAGCATCCATAGAATCGTAGAAATGCCGATTGGCACATTCAACTACGCTAGAGCTCCAGAACTGGTGCTGCTAACCTTTATCAAAGAGAATAGGTCGCCGGAAGAGCGAGAAACAGGGATTGCGAGATTCAACAAGCCAGAACTACCAGAAAATGCTCGTGGACTCTTTGAGCAACCGTTGAAAGGAATTGTTCAAAACCGACATAATCCCTACGACGCAGAAATCGTGCGAGCATCTCACGCCGATCTTGAAGGTAAAAATGTGATGCGGATACTCTCAAACCCGCCAATCTACGACATAGTCACCTCTGAACAGTTCCCAAGACTGGGTGATTTACCTGGTGTCACTCTCGGATCAGGTGTTCAAACAGGAAATAATGATTTATTTTATTTCAACGTTGGTGAAAAAGAAGATTCGGAAATCGAGGACCGATTCTTCCGACCACTTATCAAGAACCCTCGTGATGACATCCACTCAATTACTGAGGATAGAATTAATCGATATATCTTAGATCTACAATCCTATGTGGAAGAGCAGGAGAAGAAGGGAGTTGAGGTCACAGAGGAGAACATCATCAAAGAGCTGGAGAATGATGGATACAGTGGTTTAGCTGACTATCTACGGGATGTATCAGTTAATCCCCGCAAAAGAGGACCGTATTTCCTACCTGAATACCGGGGCAAAATCGACAGCGTGGACTTGGTTATTCCCGAATTCTTCGACACTCCTCGCTGCTACTCTGTAGAGGTTGAGGACGCAATGTTTGATAATACGATGATTGGTGTCCAAGTTGAAAACGATCAGATAGCAGATGCAATATCACGATTGCTGAATACACCACTTTACAGAGAGTTCTTCCAGACATTCGCCGGCACGATGAATTTGGATTGGTATCGGATGAATATCGGCCAGGCTAAGGATATTCCCATTATCAAGAAGGCTCTTACCGAGGATGTATTTGACCGGATGGCTCCGTTCTTTCCGCCGGATGATGACAATGACTTGATTAGTTTGAATCAGCTTCTGATAGAAAGCTGTGAAAGTGATGAAGGAAGACAGGCGCTTCGTCAGTACTTGGCGTCCAGAGATAATTACGCTTGGTCTTGGTTTATGACTCTACCCGAGTTCGAGGAGTTTCAGGAACTGCTGGAGTCAGATAAAGAGGAAGCGCGGGAGTTTGTCGTTAACCGTTTTGACCAAGAGCTCCTAGATCAGGCTCGAAATACGTTTGAGAATATCGAGTTCTTTGAGGAGCGTAGAGAACTGTTGAACGATTTGTTGATGGAGTTTGAGGAAGGACACTACAGGGGGTTCCTGGCCGGCATTGTTCTCCAGTTTGAAGGAGTGTTAGCTGATCTAGTTGAGGAGGCCGGCGGAGAGATAATTGAGGAAGATCACGAGACCAAGTTCAAGATGCCTGGAAGAGATCGTAGCCAAACAAAGAATCTGGGTAGTTTGATTTCACACTTCTTTGATGGCGTCTTCAGCACCTTCTTAGATGAGACTGTAAGACAGCGACGTAATCAAATCGCACATGGAGATGTTATAGAAAACAGTCGTGAACTCTCAATACACTTCTTCATATCCTTCTATGCTCTCTGTAATGCTTCTCTGAATGAGTACGTACGTTTAGCTGAACAGGACCAACCCGCAGCAGCCTAA
- a CDS encoding RNA methyltransferase has protein sequence MTLSVLVPSSLVREAEDKREATRKIGYVARAATVFRADRLVVFPDGEGERRWGGGFVEVVLRYAATPPHLRKEAWGRRDELEYAGVLPPLRVASRTGSGPERPGSLQEGIVTEVGPDGRVRVNCGLQHPISLLLPDGMEVSEGERVAIRISSREPVRARIVDEPLPGFEIRRTDLPEALARPDAGLRIATSRHGTALSVDGLADIVGRSDDMTVVFGAPGRGLPDILDVPVEVVADGGDTDVEPGPGFDLWLNTIPRQGSKTVRTEEAMFASLAPLTLTE, from the coding sequence ATGACGCTCAGCGTGCTCGTGCCGTCGTCCCTCGTCCGAGAAGCCGAGGACAAACGCGAGGCAACTCGCAAGATCGGCTACGTCGCCCGCGCGGCGACGGTGTTTCGGGCGGATCGCCTGGTCGTCTTCCCCGACGGGGAGGGCGAGCGGCGCTGGGGAGGCGGGTTCGTTGAGGTCGTACTTCGGTACGCCGCCACGCCCCCTCACCTCCGAAAGGAAGCGTGGGGACGGCGGGACGAACTGGAGTACGCTGGCGTCCTGCCGCCCCTCCGCGTCGCGTCGCGGACCGGCTCCGGACCTGAGCGTCCGGGGTCGTTACAAGAGGGAATCGTGACCGAGGTCGGACCTGACGGCCGCGTTCGGGTCAATTGCGGACTGCAACACCCGATCTCCCTCCTCCTCCCCGACGGGATGGAGGTGAGCGAAGGAGAGCGCGTCGCCATCAGGATCTCTTCGAGAGAACCGGTCCGTGCCCGGATCGTCGACGAACCCCTTCCGGGGTTCGAGATCCGGCGCACGGACCTGCCGGAAGCGCTGGCCCGCCCCGACGCGGGGCTACGCATCGCCACGTCCCGCCACGGGACGGCGTTGTCGGTCGACGGATTGGCCGACATCGTCGGGCGCTCGGACGACATGACCGTCGTCTTCGGGGCGCCCGGACGAGGGCTTCCGGACATCCTCGACGTACCAGTCGAGGTCGTCGCCGACGGAGGCGACACGGACGTCGAACCCGGTCCGGGGTTCGACCTCTGGCTGAATACGATTCCGCGACAGGGAAGCAAAACGGTGCGAACGGAGGAGGCGATGTTCGCGTCGCTCGCGCCCCTGACACTCACGGAGTAA
- a CDS encoding winged helix-turn-helix domain-containing protein, whose amino-acid sequence MDDEQDKLNRFQEAFERGQEGQISNYEAWLQDQGIDSEKVNREYLEQYFRENPENAVNHEEELEEVAEYIGFFSQRSNVYHLPVIGISEVGKTQFIQTVSNLLGQIEPEIEQRSFKADDFTELGEEEERIFEVRDELRGLEKVVVYVDDCEWAEEESLIESFRVIESVVDDAFLVTSWTPEYWMHHREDVEPVLPSSTEIHLSPFSEKDSLEALNQVVKVLSDDGLDLPEEFLEEIHRYSTGIPGVFTELLLASLREAFVKELELGSSESVESAAGKLNLDEVEETVYELSDTKVTILTHMLLWNHREGIRPSQLVDLLDRDKSTVSYHLKNLQADGLVESEKQGRSAYYRVKNQVKPFIQTRIAQNGEYNG is encoded by the coding sequence ATGGATGACGAGCAAGACAAACTGAATCGGTTCCAAGAAGCATTCGAGAGGGGTCAGGAAGGCCAGATCAGTAACTATGAGGCCTGGCTACAGGACCAGGGAATCGACTCAGAGAAGGTAAATAGAGAATACTTGGAACAGTACTTTCGGGAGAATCCGGAGAATGCAGTAAACCACGAGGAAGAGTTAGAGGAAGTTGCGGAGTACATCGGGTTCTTCTCTCAGCGAAGCAACGTCTACCACCTCCCGGTTATCGGAATTTCGGAGGTAGGGAAGACCCAGTTCATTCAAACAGTCTCCAACCTTCTCGGCCAGATCGAACCGGAGATCGAGCAGCGGTCTTTCAAAGCAGACGACTTCACGGAGCTTGGTGAAGAGGAAGAGAGAATCTTCGAGGTCAGAGATGAGCTTCGAGGCCTGGAAAAAGTCGTTGTCTACGTTGATGACTGTGAGTGGGCAGAGGAGGAGAGTCTTATCGAATCATTCCGTGTAATCGAGAGCGTTGTCGACGACGCGTTCCTTGTCACGTCGTGGACTCCTGAGTACTGGATGCACCACAGGGAGGATGTTGAACCAGTACTTCCCTCCTCTACTGAGATCCACCTCTCTCCGTTCTCGGAGAAGGATTCACTGGAGGCGTTGAATCAGGTAGTCAAGGTACTGTCCGATGACGGGTTGGATCTCCCCGAGGAATTCCTTGAGGAAATCCACCGGTACAGCACCGGGATTCCCGGTGTCTTCACGGAATTGTTGCTTGCTTCGCTACGCGAGGCGTTTGTGAAGGAGTTGGAGTTGGGTAGTAGTGAGTCGGTGGAGTCTGCTGCAGGGAAACTGAACCTCGACGAAGTGGAGGAGACAGTGTATGAGTTATCGGATACGAAGGTAACGATTCTGACCCATATGTTGCTGTGGAATCATAGGGAGGGAATACGGCCGTCTCAGCTTGTCGACCTGCTGGACAGGGACAAGTCGACGGTGTCGTACCACCTGAAGAATTTGCAGGCAGATGGCTTGGTTGAGTCTGAGAAGCAGGGTCGTTCAGCGTACTACAGGGTCAAGAATCAGGTTAAACCATTCATCCAGACCAGAATCGCGCAAAACGGTGAGTACAATGGCTAG
- the rpl4p gene encoding 50S ribosomal protein L4, whose amino-acid sequence MQATVRDLNGEDAGTVDLPEVFETAYRPDLIKRAVLAAQANRKQAYGADPLAGLRTPAESFGSGRGMAHVPRENGQGARVPQTVGGRKAHPPKAEKDQGKGINDKERKLAIRSAIAATVDGERVAERGHQFDDGVELPLVVSDEFEDLVKTREVVDLLENLGVHQDVERADEGRTVKAGRGKTRGRKYRRPSSILFVTSEEPSKAARNLAGADVTTAREVNAEELAPGTQAGRLTIWTESAVAEVADR is encoded by the coding sequence ATGCAAGCAACAGTACGCGATCTGAACGGCGAGGATGCGGGCACGGTGGACCTGCCGGAGGTCTTCGAGACGGCCTACCGGCCGGACCTCATCAAGCGTGCCGTCCTGGCCGCGCAGGCGAACCGAAAACAGGCGTACGGTGCCGACCCCCTCGCCGGGCTGCGAACCCCGGCGGAGTCCTTCGGTAGCGGCCGCGGTATGGCCCACGTGCCCCGCGAGAACGGACAGGGTGCCCGTGTGCCCCAGACCGTCGGTGGGCGCAAGGCGCACCCGCCGAAAGCCGAGAAGGACCAGGGCAAAGGAATCAACGACAAGGAGCGAAAGCTCGCCATCCGCTCGGCCATCGCAGCCACGGTCGACGGCGAGCGCGTGGCCGAGCGCGGTCACCAGTTCGACGACGGCGTCGAGCTCCCGCTTGTCGTCAGCGACGAGTTCGAGGATCTGGTCAAGACCCGCGAGGTCGTCGACCTCCTCGAGAACCTCGGTGTCCACCAGGACGTCGAACGCGCCGACGAGGGACGCACGGTCAAGGCCGGCCGCGGGAAGACCCGCGGACGGAAATACCGTCGTCCGTCGTCGATCCTGTTCGTGACGAGCGAGGAGCCGTCGAAGGCGGCGCGCAACCTCGCCGGCGCGGACGTGACGACCGCACGCGAGGTCAACGCCGAGGAACTCGCCCCCGGCACGCAGGCCGGTCGACTCACCATCTGGACGGAGAGCGCCGTCGCGGAGGTGGCCGACCGATGA
- a CDS encoding 50S ribosomal protein L23 yields MSLLIKHPLVTEKAMDKMDFENKLQFIVDIDATKPEIVDAIESRYDVTITNVNTEITPDAEKKAIVTLSEDDDAQEIASRIGVF; encoded by the coding sequence ATGAGCCTGCTCATCAAACATCCGCTGGTGACCGAGAAGGCGATGGACAAGATGGACTTCGAGAACAAGCTCCAGTTCATCGTCGACATCGACGCAACCAAGCCGGAGATCGTCGACGCCATCGAGTCGCGCTACGACGTGACGATCACGAACGTCAACACGGAGATCACGCCTGATGCGGAGAAGAAGGCGATCGTGACCCTCTCCGAGGACGACGACGCACAGGAAATTGCCTCGCGAATCGGGGTGTTCTAA
- a CDS encoding tyrosine-type recombinase/integrase, whose amino-acid sequence MTDDENHIGAAVLVTDESRQYVNPRQLASYREHRRQLAQWMQNLGKDPEKANGYAESTVKTRMARLDKFYRWVWEQEDGYTEDVSVSHADAWMKHLAHQDYASSYKSCCQKAVKTLFKYRSWEQGEDIDWEPVITYSDNSGTDNPRDYLSRDERRKIREASLEHGSIPHYNSLTPEERDEWKAYLAQRFEKPKERVTKSDWDRANSFKTPSMVWTAMDAGLRPVEVQRAKVSWIDLDNGVLRIPKEDSSKNTDNWTISLLDRTVYFLEQWLQERKNRERYEGSDKVWLTRSRNGYSSHSLNYLLDKLCETAGIDTENRDITWYSIRHSVGTYMAREEGLAAAQAQLRHKSEKTTMKYDQAPVEDRKDALNKMG is encoded by the coding sequence ATGACTGACGACGAGAATCATATCGGCGCGGCCGTGCTCGTGACCGACGAATCGAGACAATACGTAAACCCCCGGCAACTCGCATCCTACCGCGAACACCGCCGCCAACTCGCCCAGTGGATGCAGAACCTCGGTAAGGACCCCGAGAAAGCGAATGGGTACGCAGAATCCACGGTGAAAACCCGGATGGCCCGGCTCGACAAATTCTACCGCTGGGTCTGGGAGCAGGAAGACGGCTACACCGAGGACGTATCCGTCTCGCACGCGGACGCGTGGATGAAACACTTAGCGCACCAAGACTACGCGTCGAGCTACAAATCCTGTTGCCAAAAAGCGGTGAAGACTCTGTTCAAGTACCGGAGCTGGGAGCAAGGCGAAGACATCGACTGGGAACCCGTCATCACCTACAGCGATAACAGTGGGACGGACAACCCACGCGACTACCTCAGCCGGGACGAACGCCGCAAGATCCGGGAAGCCTCGTTGGAACACGGATCCATACCCCACTACAACTCCCTTACACCGGAGGAGCGTGACGAGTGGAAGGCCTACCTCGCGCAACGGTTCGAGAAGCCGAAAGAACGGGTCACCAAGTCGGACTGGGACCGGGCGAACAGCTTCAAGACGCCGAGCATGGTCTGGACCGCGATGGATGCCGGCCTCCGACCCGTAGAAGTACAACGCGCCAAGGTTTCGTGGATCGACCTCGACAACGGAGTCCTCCGCATCCCCAAAGAAGACTCCTCCAAAAACACCGACAACTGGACCATCAGCCTCCTCGACCGGACGGTCTACTTCCTCGAACAGTGGTTACAAGAGAGGAAGAATCGGGAGCGGTACGAGGGCAGCGATAAGGTCTGGCTGACACGCAGCAGGAACGGATACAGCAGCCACTCCCTGAATTACCTGCTGGACAAACTCTGCGAAACCGCCGGAATCGACACAGAAAACCGAGACATCACCTGGTACTCAATACGTCACTCGGTCGGCACCTACATGGCACGAGAAGAAGGCCTCGCCGCCGCACAAGCACAACTCCGGCACAAATCCGAGAAGACCACGATGAAGTACGATCAAGCACCCGTCGAGGACAGGAAAGACGCGCTCAACAAAATGGGCTAA
- a CDS encoding 50S ribosomal protein L2, whose protein sequence is MGRRIQGQRRGRGGPTFRAPSHRYKADLEHKKEEQEDVINGEIVGIEHDPARSSPIADVEFEDGDRRLILAPEGVTVGETIQVGVSAEIKPGNTLPLAEIPEGVPVCNVESSPGDGGKFARASGTSAQLMTHDKRVAVVKLPSGQVKRLNPQCRATIGVVAGGGRTEKPFVKAGNNHHKMKARGTKWPRVRGVAMNAVDHPFGGGGRQHPGQPKSVSRDAPPGRKVGDIASKRTGRGSNK, encoded by the coding sequence ATGGGACGACGCATTCAGGGCCAGCGGCGTGGTCGTGGTGGGCCAACCTTCCGTGCCCCCAGCCATCGCTACAAGGCCGATCTCGAACACAAGAAAGAGGAACAGGAAGACGTCATCAACGGCGAGATCGTCGGCATCGAACACGATCCCGCCCGCTCGTCGCCCATCGCGGACGTCGAGTTCGAGGACGGCGACCGCCGGCTCATCCTCGCGCCCGAGGGTGTGACCGTCGGCGAAACTATCCAGGTCGGCGTCTCCGCCGAGATCAAGCCCGGGAACACGCTCCCGCTGGCCGAGATCCCGGAAGGGGTCCCGGTCTGTAACGTCGAGAGCAGCCCCGGCGACGGCGGCAAGTTCGCTCGCGCCTCCGGCACGAGCGCACAGCTCATGACCCACGACAAGCGCGTCGCGGTCGTGAAGCTGCCGAGCGGCCAGGTCAAACGACTCAACCCGCAGTGTCGCGCCACGATCGGCGTGGTCGCGGGCGGTGGCCGAACGGAGAAGCCGTTCGTCAAAGCCGGCAACAACCACCACAAGATGAAAGCGCGGGGCACGAAGTGGCCCCGTGTTCGAGGCGTCGCGATGAACGCCGTCGACCACCCGTTCGGTGGCGGCGGCCGACAGCATCCCGGCCAGCCCAAGTCCGTCTCGCGGGACGCCCCGCCGGGCCGGAAGGTCGGTGACATCGCCTCGAAGCGAACCGGACGAGGCAGTAACAAGTAA
- a CDS encoding DUF6908 domain-containing protein encodes MEAVKQILREQGTTAEDMEIGEHYEIEASGSMDLTIEKIGENRLSVAHYYTQHGDIMSDPEIVFKIQDNEWTPVRYTQHPNIHQHSENGLPSVQEFAEQWSRNLKKQGFTNTNQ; translated from the coding sequence GTGGAAGCAGTCAAACAAATCCTTCGAGAACAGGGAACCACAGCCGAGGACATGGAGATCGGGGAACACTACGAGATAGAAGCCTCCGGATCGATGGACCTCACCATCGAGAAAATCGGAGAGAACCGGCTAAGCGTCGCACACTACTACACACAGCACGGCGACATCATGAGCGACCCCGAAATCGTCTTCAAAATCCAAGACAACGAATGGACCCCAGTCCGATACACACAACACCCCAACATTCACCAACACAGCGAAAACGGGCTTCCCTCAGTCCAAGAATTCGCAGAGCAGTGGAGCCGCAACCTCAAAAAACAAGGATTCACCAACACAAACCAGTAA